Proteins from one Leptonema illini DSM 21528 genomic window:
- the lptE gene encoding LPS assembly lipoprotein LptE, which translates to MDSVCALFRPSRFLPLMLLLLSVACITEDRRLSGLPVEQRTLFLQNFGNSTFEGDLQMELTESLRTYIHMRRGYVLVEDRDAARFILFGDVILYRREGHLFDNELNPTRYDLNMVVRVRLIERQTGLTVTSFEEDARTQYSTQEGLVEDEVTARRRLYSSICRKIYNRISQEYPQQSPSP; encoded by the coding sequence GTGGATTCCGTTTGTGCCCTTTTCCGTCCGTCTCGATTTCTGCCGCTGATGCTGCTTTTGCTCTCCGTCGCATGCATCACCGAAGACAGGCGCCTATCGGGCCTTCCCGTCGAGCAGCGCACGCTTTTCTTACAGAACTTCGGCAACTCGACGTTTGAAGGCGATTTGCAGATGGAGCTGACGGAATCACTGCGCACATACATCCACATGCGCCGCGGATACGTTCTTGTTGAAGATCGTGACGCTGCTCGCTTCATTCTCTTCGGAGACGTCATCCTCTATCGCCGCGAAGGCCATCTGTTCGACAACGAGCTCAATCCCACGCGATACGACCTTAACATGGTCGTGCGCGTGCGCCTGATCGAGCGCCAGACGGGGCTGACGGTCACATCATTTGAAGAAGACGCCCGCACGCAATACTCCACTCAAGAAGGCCTCGTCGAAGACGAAGTCACAGCCCGACGCCGACTGTACTCGTCCATTTGCCGCAAGATCTACAATCGCATCAGCCAGGAATATCCGCAGCAAAGCCCTTCCCCCTGA
- a CDS encoding cyclic nucleotide-binding domain-containing protein yields the protein MALDARTLGFLFVQLLVLYAYLSYYGNLRPYIFLFQSFLTGILAGLILLILSSVLSGFFLLLKGDWSVFIKAAALEKAISYLFLLALIHLFYRKAGIRRFVSAGIHFGAGFAFLENLVYAFNLPPESIYIRFISSVPMHLATCGIQAYYIGMGRSFALSGNRVRSLVLAFAVPVALHGLYDLTCMPDQGWEVYTGPMIVLSVLLFEVLYSRMQTFPEHSYLADRAWRFEDWFTLEKQLGYAKWILYSSGTRNLPHIPFFRFQPNYLRIFLSLVMLAFAALYFIDADWYSPFLKVDTSYRLAIFGIMPASFGVIFFVIGSVNSEYFKNKRLRIPVVVDIEMTGHRNTRISAISYEISSRSMFIHSEDFFGEGDRIQLRMSYHNRTSSTITYVVRETIENNTGHYPSGMIVDLLPDQQSYKRYFLRYLFFRLIKGFMLLLNFPGSHSVRALFVRPLTVMQNERDYCAGESIFKEGDRGGQFFLIKKGQIAFFKELDNGKRLQLSELGPGSIFGEMALVSDKPRSATAECVTDCVVAVAHRDHLDALMQANPDFVLGLIQNLVKIIHKNEEELLRLKSSR from the coding sequence ATGGCTCTTGATGCGCGTACACTGGGCTTTCTCTTCGTGCAGCTTCTGGTGCTTTATGCGTACCTGAGCTACTACGGCAACCTGCGTCCATACATCTTTCTCTTCCAGTCCTTCCTGACGGGAATTCTTGCCGGCCTCATTCTCTTGATTTTATCCTCTGTGTTGAGCGGATTTTTTTTGCTGCTCAAGGGCGACTGGAGCGTCTTTATCAAGGCGGCCGCTCTCGAGAAAGCGATCAGCTATCTCTTTTTGCTGGCACTCATTCACCTGTTCTACCGAAAAGCAGGAATCCGGCGTTTTGTCTCGGCCGGTATCCACTTCGGGGCCGGTTTCGCATTTCTCGAAAACCTCGTTTATGCCTTCAATCTTCCTCCCGAAAGCATCTATATTCGCTTTATCAGCTCCGTGCCCATGCATCTGGCGACGTGCGGCATCCAGGCGTATTACATCGGCATGGGCCGATCCTTTGCCCTTTCTGGAAATAGAGTCAGGTCGCTTGTCCTTGCGTTTGCCGTTCCTGTCGCCCTGCACGGACTGTACGATCTGACCTGCATGCCCGATCAGGGTTGGGAGGTCTATACGGGGCCGATGATCGTCCTTTCCGTGCTGCTGTTTGAAGTCCTGTATTCGCGCATGCAGACCTTTCCCGAACATTCTTATCTCGCCGACCGAGCCTGGCGCTTCGAGGACTGGTTCACGCTTGAAAAGCAGCTCGGTTACGCCAAGTGGATCCTTTATTCGTCCGGGACGCGCAATCTACCGCATATTCCGTTCTTTCGCTTTCAGCCGAACTATCTGCGTATCTTTCTTTCGCTGGTCATGCTTGCCTTCGCCGCTCTTTATTTTATTGATGCGGATTGGTACTCGCCCTTTCTTAAAGTAGATACAAGCTATCGCCTCGCCATTTTCGGCATCATGCCCGCCTCGTTTGGCGTGATCTTTTTTGTTATCGGTAGCGTGAACTCCGAGTACTTTAAGAACAAACGGCTGCGTATTCCCGTCGTCGTCGACATCGAGATGACCGGTCACCGAAACACTCGCATCTCGGCGATCTCTTATGAGATCTCTTCGCGATCGATGTTTATCCATTCTGAAGATTTCTTCGGAGAAGGAGATCGCATTCAGCTCCGGATGAGCTATCATAACAGAACCAGCTCAACGATAACCTATGTCGTTCGCGAAACGATCGAGAATAACACCGGCCACTATCCCTCGGGAATGATCGTCGATCTTCTGCCCGATCAGCAATCCTATAAGCGCTACTTTCTGCGTTATCTTTTCTTTCGTTTGATCAAAGGCTTCATGCTTCTTCTGAATTTTCCGGGCAGTCATAGCGTGCGCGCGCTTTTCGTCCGTCCGCTCACCGTAATGCAGAACGAGCGCGACTACTGCGCCGGTGAGTCTATTTTCAAAGAGGGCGATCGCGGAGGACAATTCTTTCTGATAAAAAAGGGACAGATCGCATTCTTCAAGGAGCTTGATAACGGCAAGCGTCTGCAGCTCTCGGAACTCGGCCCGGGAAGTATCTTCGGCGAGATGGCTCTTGTATCAGATAAGCCGCGATCGGCGACTGCCGAATGCGTGACAGACTGTGTCGTTGCCGTGGCACACCGTGACCATCTCGATGCTCTGATGCAGGCGAACCCCGACTTCGTTCTGGGCCTGATTCAGAACCTTGTAAAGATCATACATAAAAACGAGGAGGAGTTACTACGACTGAAAAGCTCCCGCTGA
- a CDS encoding Hpt domain-containing protein, whose product MSRIRLEVSKELEDIMPLFLDTVSKNISSIHDALQSGDFETVRTLGHRMKGAGGGYGFDRVTELGREIEIAAKESNAARCRSLNEELSQLMANTDIVFVDKPL is encoded by the coding sequence ATGTCCCGCATTCGCCTCGAAGTTTCAAAAGAGCTTGAAGATATCATGCCGTTGTTTCTTGATACGGTGTCGAAAAACATATCGTCTATCCATGATGCACTTCAGTCCGGAGATTTTGAAACGGTCCGAACGCTCGGTCATCGTATGAAAGGGGCCGGCGGCGGTTACGGATTCGATCGCGTTACCGAACTGGGTCGCGAGATTGAGATCGCCGCGAAAGAAAGCAACGCGGCTCGTTGCCGCTCTCTCAACGAAGAGCTTTCACAACTGATGGCGAACACCGATATCGTCTTTGTCGATAAGCCGCTGTAA